The Camelus ferus isolate YT-003-E chromosome 4, BCGSAC_Cfer_1.0, whole genome shotgun sequence genome has a segment encoding these proteins:
- the TUSC1 gene encoding tumor suppressor candidate gene 1 protein gives MWRMRGGATRRGSCGGGDGSGGSGWQGRPGRVRGGGGSSGSVGWRGRADGARQQLEERFADLAASHLEALRARDEQDRQNARLREENARLRLENRRLKRENRSLFRQALRLPGEGGDEVSAEAARATPGPEEAGTNRRSRGDSPEDEPGSPRALRARLEKLEAMYRRALLQLHLEQRGPHPRVDKEETSPCRPDSGPLAP, from the coding sequence ATGTGGCGCATGCGTGGTGGCGCCACCAGGCGCGGGAGCTGCGGCGGCGGGGACGGCAGCGGGGGCAGCGGCTGGCAGGGCCGCCCGGGCCGCGTTCGtgggggtggcggcagcagcggcagcgTGGGCTGGCGAGGCCGTGCAGACGGCGCCCGCCAGCAGCTGGAGGAGCGGTTCGCCGACCTGGCGGCAAGCCACCTGGAGGCCCTCCGCGCGCGGGACGAGCAGGACCGGCAGAATGCGCGGCTGCGCGAGGAGAACGCCAGGCTGCGCCTAGAGAACCGGCGGCTGAAGCGCGAGAACCGCAGCCTCTTCCGGCAGGCCTTGCGGCTCCCCGGCGAGGGCGGCGACGAGGTGTCCGCAGAGGCGGCGAGGGCGACCCCAGGCCCTGAGGAGGCCGGTACGAACCGGAGGTCAAGGGGCGACAGCCCCGAGGACGAGCCAGGCAGCCCCCGGGCCCTGAGAGCCCGGCTTGAGAAGCTGGAGGCCATGTACCGCCGGGCCCTTCTGCAGCTGCATCTCGAACAGCGGGGACCGCACCCGCGTGTGGACAAGGAGGAGACGTCTCCGTGCAGACCCGACTCAGGCCCGCTAGCCCCGTAG